A region from the Pseudomonas sp. KU26590 genome encodes:
- a CDS encoding DinB family protein, translating into MNSYLAQAHNNQWSNRRLLSACLGLSDGEFRAPRTGFFPSIELTLRHILDVDQFYLAALTFDLEGQRHDLPERLPLQEIVQRQTAADVRLVTYCEVLDENALSRRAGVVRATGIIPERVDRLLLHLFQHQIHHRGQVHTMLSGTRVPPPQLDEFYLDGDLPLRASDELLPG; encoded by the coding sequence ATGAACAGCTATCTGGCGCAGGCACACAATAATCAATGGTCGAACCGGCGATTGCTCTCGGCATGCCTTGGGTTGAGCGATGGAGAATTCCGGGCGCCGCGAACGGGTTTTTTTCCCTCCATCGAGCTGACCTTGCGGCACATACTGGATGTCGATCAGTTCTACCTGGCCGCGCTGACGTTTGATCTGGAAGGTCAACGACACGATCTGCCCGAGCGTTTGCCGCTGCAGGAAATCGTCCAGCGCCAAACTGCGGCAGACGTCCGGCTTGTTACCTATTGCGAAGTTCTGGATGAGAACGCGCTTAGTCGTCGAGCTGGGGTGGTGCGGGCGACGGGCATTATTCCGGAACGAGTGGATCGCCTGTTACTGCATCTGTTCCAGCACCAGATTCACCATCGTGGGCAGGTTCACACCATGCTGTCCGGTACCCGCGTACCGCCGCCACAACTGGATGAGTTTTATCTGGATGGGGATTTGCCTTTGAGGGCATCGGATGAGCTTCTTCCCGGCTGA